One region of Metallosphaera sedula DSM 5348 genomic DNA includes:
- a CDS encoding AbrB/MazE/SpoVT family DNA-binding domain-containing protein, translating into MNVRRLQKIKGGSYIISLPSDWVRKMKLDVKSGLKVYEVYDGLKIRPPVKPNLEKVIELGDLETTKYLIVTYYMQGLDRIVVKSGSVIPLEVKKELRELQLQCYGLEVESESFDSITFRVNVNLNGNLIESMKQFITKIENILNDVELLLGNFTNEMREDLLARISILNKDYRLLIRMIAVGVQRDDEINFQLYPKDVILFAIAMRDLGRFITHLMFFLREIKREELESMASNFKTLREIFILAVNMFLTEDLSPMGKIREGFRNLEKGAPKNEAGKELVRMGSYCIAMMDNAVNKSVRLYDFSSFATSS; encoded by the coding sequence ATGAATGTAAGGAGATTGCAGAAAATCAAGGGAGGAAGCTACATCATCTCTCTTCCTAGTGATTGGGTAAGAAAGATGAAACTTGATGTTAAGAGCGGATTGAAGGTTTACGAGGTCTATGACGGTCTCAAGATAAGGCCTCCAGTGAAGCCTAACCTTGAGAAGGTCATTGAGTTGGGCGACCTTGAGACAACGAAGTACCTCATAGTCACCTATTACATGCAGGGACTTGACAGGATAGTGGTAAAATCAGGCTCGGTAATACCCCTTGAAGTGAAGAAGGAACTAAGGGAACTACAGTTACAGTGTTACGGACTCGAGGTCGAGTCAGAGTCATTCGATAGTATCACGTTCAGGGTAAACGTAAACCTGAATGGGAACCTCATAGAATCCATGAAGCAGTTCATCACTAAGATAGAAAACATTCTGAACGACGTAGAACTTCTTCTCGGTAATTTCACGAATGAGATGAGGGAGGATCTTCTAGCTAGGATTTCCATATTAAACAAGGACTACAGGCTTCTCATAAGGATGATTGCAGTCGGAGTGCAGAGGGACGACGAGATTAATTTCCAGTTATATCCTAAGGACGTGATATTGTTTGCAATAGCCATGAGAGACCTCGGAAGGTTCATCACCCATCTCATGTTCTTCCTGAGGGAAATTAAAAGGGAAGAACTAGAGAGTATGGCCAGTAACTTCAAGACGTTGAGGGAGATCTTCATTCTAGCAGTAAACATGTTTCTTACAGAGGATCTATCACCCATGGGAAAGATCAGGGAGGGATTCAGGAACTTGGAAAAAGGAGCGCCTAAAAACGAGGCAGGAAAGGAATTGGTGAGGATGGGCTCTTACTGCATAGCCATGATGGATAACGCCGTTAACAAGAGTGTAAGGCTTTACGACTTTTCCAGTTTTGCTACGAGTTCTTGA
- a CDS encoding FAD-binding oxidoreductase — MWVDDLEKIAPIKIMEDSRVSVIVEPATAEEFRDVVNLVRGRGLKAHVVGTRQSHVGEKVSADVYLSTLRYAGVLESSIGDLYATVRSGTPFRELLEVLRREGLWIPFVHEGSVGGFASLNLPFHFSLFHGYPRDWLLGARVLTGLGEVIKTGSKTPKFSSGYKIWKAMSGALGRLGVYLDVIVRVIPLPEEIFPAEIKPEQINDAILRGAVGVTVYKKENEQMIAWFLGHSNYVRRVTKDYRQAEVPECSGERVYSIISTRGLERESVKEVKAECIVSYYGSGYSRVYNGEDMGKLRARGLKVLGEKGCEEECLPKPTQSFLRLKSALDPEGIFV; from the coding sequence ATGTGGGTTGACGATCTAGAAAAGATCGCCCCTATCAAGATAATGGAAGACTCTAGAGTCTCTGTCATTGTTGAACCTGCGACCGCGGAGGAGTTCAGGGACGTAGTTAACCTGGTTAGGGGGAGAGGATTAAAGGCACATGTGGTTGGAACGCGACAAAGTCACGTGGGGGAAAAGGTGAGTGCTGACGTTTACCTCTCCACCCTCAGGTACGCTGGAGTGTTGGAGAGTTCCATAGGAGATCTTTACGCCACTGTAAGGTCTGGGACTCCATTTCGTGAATTACTAGAAGTCCTAAGGAGAGAGGGGCTCTGGATCCCCTTTGTGCATGAGGGAAGCGTGGGGGGATTCGCCTCCCTCAACTTACCGTTTCACTTCAGTCTATTTCACGGATATCCAAGAGATTGGCTTCTAGGGGCTAGGGTTCTAACGGGGTTAGGAGAAGTAATCAAGACAGGAAGCAAGACTCCGAAGTTCTCCTCTGGATACAAGATATGGAAGGCCATGTCCGGGGCTCTGGGTAGACTTGGGGTGTATTTGGACGTGATTGTGAGGGTGATCCCATTGCCAGAGGAGATTTTCCCTGCGGAGATAAAACCTGAGCAGATAAATGATGCAATTCTCCGCGGTGCCGTAGGTGTGACCGTGTACAAGAAGGAGAATGAACAGATGATAGCGTGGTTTTTGGGACACTCTAACTACGTGAGAAGGGTTACCAAGGACTACAGGCAAGCGGAGGTTCCAGAATGCTCGGGGGAGAGGGTTTACTCCATCATCTCCACAAGGGGCCTTGAGAGGGAGTCAGTGAAGGAGGTAAAGGCGGAGTGCATAGTTTCCTATTATGGTTCAGGATACTCTAGAGTCTACAACGGAGAGGACATGGGTAAACTTAGGGCGAGGGGTCTCAAGGTCCTAGGGGAGAAGGGATGTGAGGAGGAGTGCTTGCCTAAACCCACTCAATCGTTTCTTAGGCTAAAGTCAGCTCTTGATCCTGAAGGAATCTTTGTATAG
- a CDS encoding FAD-binding oxidoreductase, producing MNLHDELASIVGDEWVITGQEAKLYSYDGFTAVEGDPSMVVLPGNEEEAIRVVRLLLEKGAKFVMRGTGTSLSGATVPLDGEVVVGMARLNRVYSQSGLEIEVGPGIANVMVTKNAPPHLFYAPDPSSYTVSSIGGNISHDSGGVHVVKYGPTVNSVLGVRVILPHGEVEDLEYGPFLSALPIFVGSEGTLGGILRARLRLFPKPATRKSMFATFDSVRDAGRAVVGIFKAGVIPSALEMMDRNTIRVVERSRYRANAPDVEALLLIELDGSEEAVNEQEILVSQVIKDNNGERIYPDDGGTKLWNARKGAFPAMGVVAPAYLTLDCNVPREALPDVLAGVAEIGRKKGVLVANVFHAGDGNLHPLIPYYPDKAESLKLALETSAEIMKLALRMGGVPSGEHGIGIEKLKYMDMYYTEEELQVQRRIKRTFDQDNLLNPCKLLGGCKPRNEVTRWMWEWD from the coding sequence ATGAACCTACACGATGAGTTGGCCTCCATCGTGGGAGACGAGTGGGTAATAACTGGGCAGGAGGCTAAGCTTTACTCCTACGACGGATTTACCGCAGTGGAAGGAGACCCCTCGATGGTGGTATTACCAGGTAACGAGGAGGAGGCAATCAGAGTTGTGAGATTACTCCTTGAGAAGGGAGCGAAGTTCGTCATGAGAGGAACAGGGACCAGTCTCAGCGGAGCCACTGTTCCCTTGGATGGGGAAGTAGTGGTTGGAATGGCTAGGCTAAACAGGGTGTACTCCCAGTCTGGCCTAGAGATTGAGGTAGGCCCTGGGATAGCAAACGTAATGGTGACTAAGAACGCGCCTCCACACCTGTTTTACGCTCCAGATCCATCCAGTTATACCGTATCCTCAATAGGGGGTAACATATCCCACGACTCTGGAGGTGTTCACGTGGTAAAGTATGGCCCCACGGTTAACAGCGTATTGGGCGTAAGGGTGATCCTACCTCACGGGGAGGTAGAGGACCTAGAGTATGGTCCATTTCTGTCAGCCCTACCCATATTTGTGGGCTCCGAGGGGACTCTAGGGGGGATCTTGAGAGCTAGGCTCAGGCTCTTTCCAAAGCCAGCAACCAGGAAGAGCATGTTTGCCACATTTGACAGCGTGAGAGACGCAGGGAGAGCTGTGGTCGGAATATTTAAGGCAGGAGTTATACCCTCCGCGCTGGAGATGATGGACAGGAATACCATAAGGGTAGTTGAGAGGAGTAGGTACAGGGCCAACGCTCCAGACGTGGAGGCACTCCTCCTCATAGAGCTAGATGGAAGTGAAGAGGCAGTTAACGAGCAGGAGATCCTGGTGAGCCAGGTAATCAAGGATAACAACGGAGAGAGAATATATCCAGATGACGGTGGAACAAAGCTCTGGAATGCTAGGAAGGGAGCATTCCCAGCAATGGGGGTAGTTGCCCCGGCATACCTAACCCTAGACTGTAACGTTCCCAGGGAGGCCTTACCTGATGTCCTCGCAGGTGTAGCGGAAATAGGGAGGAAAAAAGGTGTTCTAGTTGCAAACGTCTTTCATGCTGGAGACGGAAATCTTCATCCCCTCATTCCCTACTACCCGGATAAGGCTGAAAGCCTGAAGTTAGCCCTAGAAACTAGCGCAGAGATTATGAAACTTGCTCTGAGAATGGGAGGGGTGCCTTCGGGGGAACATGGAATAGGGATTGAGAAATTGAAGTACATGGACATGTATTACACCGAGGAGGAACTCCAGGTTCAAAGGAGAATCAAGAGGACATTTGACCAGGATAACCTCCTGAATCCCTGTAAGCTCCTCGGAGGGTGCAAGCCCAGGAACGAGGTTACGAGGTGGATGTGGGAATGGGACTAG
- a CDS encoding (Fe-S)-binding protein: MQAQERGYEVDVGMGLEDACVHCGFCLEACPTYVVTRSEIHSPRGRITSVRLGISSEGIETCMFCRRCELACPSGVEYGKLIHNVRQENAAKKALNLVMEKPYLAYRLFKSSKGLNSRLVRRIHELIPNMDEPLEYREESPEVILFPGCLMSVAFRKTVDNALHFIKSRGYRVEIVNGCCGLSHYSEGDKARSNALIQQLNEKFKGKRVVSLSSNCSAHMREMGLEIEDFSEFALSELRDERRELIVTVHDPCHANLLGITKVTRKVVEKLGIRVVEMDEPSFECGAGGGYFIHHPEIADKVMEVKAEKVKKSGQKLVLSTNPACSLALAFKGFKPVHLADVLEGVENLNPS; encoded by the coding sequence GTGCAAGCCCAGGAACGAGGTTACGAGGTGGATGTGGGAATGGGACTAGAGGATGCATGCGTGCATTGTGGTTTCTGCCTTGAAGCTTGTCCCACCTACGTGGTTACAAGGTCAGAGATTCACTCACCACGTGGAAGGATAACCTCAGTGAGGTTGGGAATCTCCAGTGAGGGGATAGAGACCTGCATGTTCTGCAGGAGATGCGAACTGGCCTGCCCCAGTGGTGTAGAGTATGGAAAGTTGATACATAACGTGAGGCAGGAGAATGCCGCGAAAAAGGCCCTAAACCTAGTCATGGAGAAACCCTACCTTGCTTATAGACTCTTCAAGTCAAGTAAGGGATTGAATTCTCGCCTAGTCAGGAGGATTCACGAGCTCATACCCAACATGGATGAACCTCTAGAGTACAGAGAGGAGAGTCCAGAGGTTATACTTTTCCCTGGATGTCTCATGTCAGTAGCGTTTAGGAAAACAGTTGATAACGCGCTTCACTTCATTAAGTCTCGAGGATACAGGGTTGAGATCGTGAACGGGTGCTGTGGTCTGTCACATTACAGTGAGGGAGATAAGGCAAGAAGCAATGCCCTGATCCAACAGCTCAATGAGAAGTTCAAGGGAAAGAGAGTGGTTTCCCTATCCTCAAACTGCAGTGCCCATATGCGCGAAATGGGCCTCGAGATTGAGGACTTCTCTGAGTTTGCCCTATCGGAGCTAAGGGATGAGAGGAGGGAACTCATCGTCACAGTTCACGATCCCTGCCACGCCAATCTCCTTGGAATAACCAAGGTTACAAGAAAGGTCGTGGAAAAACTAGGAATAAGGGTGGTGGAGATGGACGAACCATCGTTCGAATGTGGAGCGGGAGGAGGATACTTCATTCATCACCCCGAAATAGCTGACAAGGTCATGGAGGTTAAGGCTGAAAAGGTGAAAAAATCAGGGCAGAAGCTCGTTCTGTCCACAAATCCAGCCTGCTCCCTTGCACTAGCGTTTAAGGGATTTAAGCCCGTGCATCTAGCTGATGTGTTGGAGGGAGTTGAGAACCTCAATCCTAGCTAG
- a CDS encoding SegC family DNA-binding protein gives MLQLDREFVKAYFEAQWFSRLVMGRGLDADEIAGMYLAERFPYPVAGKNIGAGFLRLGLEAIKWFHPSGSIARPEVQLYVIPRPTRRQICVNCDWGISVRISENGKDLEDLAEVRDCPRIYVKPNLGDEVIQTIQESGLDLMEESNLARIEVLNSLQHIS, from the coding sequence ATGCTTCAACTGGATCGGGAATTCGTGAAGGCCTATTTCGAGGCCCAATGGTTTTCCAGGCTCGTGATGGGAAGAGGACTGGATGCCGATGAAATAGCGGGAATGTATTTGGCAGAAAGGTTTCCTTACCCTGTGGCAGGTAAGAACATAGGGGCAGGTTTTCTTAGGCTAGGGCTTGAGGCCATCAAGTGGTTCCATCCCTCTGGTTCCATAGCTAGGCCAGAGGTTCAGCTTTACGTGATACCGAGACCCACAAGGAGACAGATATGCGTTAACTGCGACTGGGGAATCTCGGTAAGGATTTCGGAGAATGGTAAGGATCTAGAGGATTTAGCAGAGGTCAGGGATTGTCCACGAATATATGTGAAACCAAACTTGGGCGACGAAGTGATTCAGACAATTCAGGAAAGTGGCTTAGATCTAATGGAGGAGAGCAACCTAGCTAGGATTGAGGTTCTCAACTCCCTCCAACACATCAGCTAG
- a CDS encoding ParA family protein: MIVTVINQKGGVGKTTTAVNLAYALSKGRNVGLLDIDPEGGTSFSFGIRRDKKEFPLGGKSVNIFNIEIFPAHLGLLKLELGGEVEEVVKSIKSIAEGFDVLVIDTPPNLGTLAVASMIAADRVISPVTPQPLAIEAVRNLDSRLQSLEKRAIAFASMSKKPMDIELRAVKFVQIYVPPSKLFSESSRLGVPASRYEEVKLKKPKIAKIYEELGKVALSE; encoded by the coding sequence ATGATTGTGACAGTAATCAATCAAAAGGGAGGAGTAGGGAAGACAACAACGGCAGTGAATCTAGCGTATGCCCTGTCCAAGGGAAGAAACGTGGGTCTTCTTGACATTGATCCTGAGGGGGGTACTTCTTTCTCCTTTGGCATAAGGAGGGATAAAAAGGAGTTTCCCCTGGGAGGAAAAAGCGTGAATATCTTTAATATCGAGATCTTCCCTGCCCACCTAGGGCTATTGAAACTGGAACTGGGTGGAGAAGTTGAGGAAGTAGTTAAATCGATAAAATCGATTGCAGAAGGTTTTGACGTTTTAGTGATAGATACCCCGCCCAACTTAGGAACACTGGCAGTTGCTTCCATGATAGCTGCGGACAGGGTTATTTCACCCGTGACGCCACAACCCTTGGCCATAGAGGCGGTGAGAAATCTAGACTCCAGGCTCCAGAGTCTAGAGAAAAGGGCCATAGCCTTCGCCAGCATGTCAAAGAAGCCGATGGATATAGAACTTAGGGCTGTGAAGTTTGTCCAGATCTACGTTCCACCGTCAAAGCTCTTCTCTGAATCCTCTAGACTCGGTGTTCCCGCCTCTAGATATGAGGAAGTAAAGCTGAAGAAACCCAAGATAGCCAAGATCTACGAGGAATTGGGAAAGGTGGCTCTGAGTGAGTGA